In Alcaligenes faecalis, the sequence TTGCCTTGCTGCGCTACTTCAATCCCGTCGGCGCCCATGAATCTGGCCTGATTGGCGAAACACCCCAAGGTGTTCCCAATAACCTGATGCCTTATGTCGCCCAGGTTGCAGCGGGTCAGCGCGAGCATGTACAGGTCTTTGGTAATGACTACGACACACCGGATGGTACGGGCGTACGCGACTACATCCATATCTGCGATCTGGCCAAAGGCCACGTTGCCGCACTGGACTACCTGAGCACCAAAGATAGCGAACTGCTGACGGTCAATCTGGGAACCGGCCAGGGCTATTCCGTGCTGGACATGATCGCCGCCTTCACCCGCAGCTCCGGGCGCCCTATTCCCTACAAACTGGTCCCTCGTCGCCCCGGCGATATCGCCTCTTGCTGGGCCGATACCCAAAAAGCCCGCGAAACACTGGGTTGGGAAGCCAAAAAAGGCATCCAGGAAATGTGTGACGACGCCTGGCGCTGGCAATCCGGACTGTCCTGATCCCTGCTCACTCTGCCATCGCCGTTGGCGATGGCACGTTGACAGATGATTGATTTGCAAGGAAGAAAACGGGTCCTAGAATGAAGGCGTCAATCTAAAAACCACCTTCAGAGACAGATTCTTATGAAAACCTACCGCATCGGCCAGATCGTTCCCAGCTCCAACACCACCATGGAAACCGAGATTCCTGCCATGTTGCAGGCTCGTTACGCCGAGTTTCCTGAAGAGCGCTTCACCTTCCACTCCTCGCGCATGCGCATGATGCACGTGAACCCCGAAGAGCTGAAAGCCATGGACATCGCCAGCGACCGCTGCGCGGTTGAACTGAGCGACGCCCGCATGAGCGTGATGGCCTACGCTTGCCTGGTTGCCATCATGGCCCAAGGCGACGGCTACCACCGTGTCTCGCAAGCCCGTCTGCAAAACACCGTTAAAGAAAACGGCGTGGAAATTCCTGTGCTGAGCTCGGCCGGTGCCCTGGTCGATACGCTGAAAGAATTCGGCTACAAGAAAGTCTCCATCATCACCCCTTACATGAAGCCGCTGACCAAGCGCGTGGCTGACTACATCGAAGCTGAAGGCATCGAAGTTCAAGACTCCATCAGCCTGGAAGTGTCGGACAACCTGGAAGTGGGCCTGCTGAACCCGGAAAACCTGCTGGAGCACGTCAAGCGCCTGAACCACGACGGCGTGGACGCAGTCATCCTGTCCGCTTGCGTACAGATGCCTTCCCTGCCCGCCATCCAGCGCGCTCAAGACCAGATCGGCAAGCCCGTTCTGTCCGCTGCTGTTTGCACCGTGTACCAAATGCTCAAGACCCTGGGTCTGGAAACCCGCGTTCCTAACGCTGGCCACATCCTGTCTGGTGCCAAGCCATAAGCCTGATCAAACAGGCCTAGCTGTACAAAGCCCTGCCGACATGCCGTCGGCAGGGCTTTTTTTATGTTTAGACCTCATCAAAGCCTGCCGTAAAAACCGCAGTTGTACCGACTCATAAACAAATGCCAAGCCAAGAACAGTCATTCATCCTCGATACAGGCTGATGCCACCCTCTGCTACTACATCCATATGGGCATATGGCGTAAGACGATGATTCTCTACGCTGCCACAGTCACCCCATGTGCAGATCAGCAAAAAAAAGCGATATGATGCCTGCATGAAACTGGACCTGCTGACCCTCAAACTGTTTGTCCGCATACTGGAAGAAGGCACGATCAGCCAAGCGGCGGAGCGTGAGCATATTGCTGCGGCCGCGGTCAGCCGCCGGATTGCAGATCTGGAACAGTCTCTGAACACCACCTTGCTGCTGCGTACGAACAAAGGTGTCAGTCCGACGGCAGCGGGCCTGGAGCTGCTGTACCGGTCGCGTGCATTGCTCAATAGTGCGCAAGAGATCGAGACGCGCCTGCAGGCGTTCTCGCAAGGCCAGCAAGGCCTGGTGCATATTCTGGCCAATACATCGGCTATTTCCCAGTTTCTGGCCGAACCTCTGGGCGAGTTTGGACGTCTGCACCCAGCGATCCCCCTGCAACTGGAAGAACAGACCAGCCTGGACATTATTCGGGCCCTTGCTGAGGGTAAAGCGGACCTGGGTGTGTTTACCCGTCTGCCCTACGCGGCCGACATCGAGGCCTATCCTTTTCGCAGTGACAAGCTGGTAGTGCTGGTGCCTACCAAGCACCCCCTGGCTCAGCATGAAAAAATCCGCTTCGAGCAAACGCTGGAGCATGAACAGATCACGCTACTGACCGGCACGCAACTGCATTACCAGATCACCAAAATCGCCATGGAAGCCAACCGCTCCGTGCGCATTCGCACCGAGGTGTCGGGCTACGACGCCATGTGTTTGTTGATTAATGCCGGCATGGGTATTGGCATCTTGCCGCGCAAGAGCGCCAGCATTTATCAGATCCCGAATACGCGCGTGATTGAGCTGGACGAAGAATGGAGCCAGCGAGAAATTCTGATCGGTGTGCGCCGCCGCAGTGACCTGCAACCGAGTGCAGAAAGCTTGCTGAGCTTTCTGCTCGATAGCGGCACTTAAAAAAAGTGGACCTTGGCAATGCCACAGCCAAGGTCATATCGCCTGATCAACGGGCCCGGCCTTTGCAAGACAGCAGGAACATGGCCGCTAGCCCAAAAACGCCCGGCAACCTTTAATAAGCCGCGCCCGGCTGAGCGACGGGCACCACTACGTCATCCTTGAACTGGCCGAGCAAGGCCGTGGCTGCCTGTCGCAACAAAACCGCGTCCACGCCTACGGCCACAAACAAGGCGCCCAAGGACAGATAGTGATGCGCTGCCTCAACATTCGCCTGCAGGATTCCGGGGGCCTTACCCGCCTTGCTGATACGCACAATCGCGTCCTCGATCGCGGCCAAGACCTCTGGATGCCTTGGCTCAGTCAAATACCCCATGCTGGCCGCCAAATCCGCCGGACCGATGAAAACACCGTCCACGCCTTCTACCGCCAGAATCTCGTCCAGGTTCTCCAGCGCCTCACGCGTTTCCACCTGGCAAATCACGCACATTTCCTGATTGGCTCGCGCCACATAGTCGGTAGTCGCTCCCCAGCGAGCAGCACGCGCCAAGGCTGCACCCACCCCGCGAATACCGTGCGGAGGATAACGTGTCGCAGCAACGGCGGCTTTGGCCTGTTCCGCGTTTTGCACCATGGGAATTAAAAGATTCTGAGCCCCCATATCCAGCAACAGCTTGATCTGCACGGGGTCATTCCAGCTGGGACGCACAATCGGCGTGATGGGATGAGCCGAGACGGCCTGCAATTGCGCCAGCAAGGTCTGTACCGTATTGGGGACATGCTCGCCATCCAGCAAGATCCAGTCATAGCCCAGGCCAGCACAGAGGTCCGCTACATAAGGGCTGGCCAAGCCATGCCACAAACCAATCTGGGACTTGCCCTGCCGCAAAGCCTGCTTGAACGCATTTACCGGGTGCTTCATGTGCTCTCCTTGTCATGTGCTTAGGCGTCGAACAAGCAGTGTAAAGCGCGCAAGACGGAAGTGAGCATGAGTGCTGACTATTTTGAACAAGCGCATCATCATGCATCGCCCTCAGGCACGAACAGGCAAAAGAAACGGCCCACTGCATGGGCCGTATGTCTTATTGCATTGGCTAACGAGCTCACAAGGCCTGGCCTACCTCTTTCACCAACTCCCCAAAACGGGGCGTTGTACGATCGCGCGGGCGCGGTAAATCCACCTCTATACGGGCGCTGACACCGGCCGGGCTGCCACCCAGAACGATAATGGTGTCGGCCAGAAAGACAGCCTCATCAATATCGTGCGTCACAAACAGAACCGCTGCCGAGCTGCGCTGCCACACCTGAACCAGCTCATCCTGCAAAGCCTGACGGGTCAAGGCATCCACGGCAGAAAAGGGTTCGTCCATCAACAGCAAATCGGGCTGCACGGCCAAGGCACGAGCAATACCAACACGCTGCACCTGACCACCGGACAACTGATGCGGCCAACGGTCTTTCAGATGCGCCAAGCCCACCTGATTCAAGGCAGCATCCACACGCTGATCGCGCTCTTCACGCGACAGACCCAGACCTTCCAGGCCATAAGCCACATTGGAAGCAATACGTCGCCAAGGCAAGAGGCGGCTGTCCTGAAACACAAAAGCATTGGCTCGACGGCCTGGGCTGTCTTGCAGGTTGGATCGCAGATGCCCGAAGCTGGGCTGGCTCAAACCGGCCGCAGCACGCAACAAGGTGCTCTTGCCTACGCCTGAACCACCCACAATCGCCACAAAATGCCCTGCCTGAACTTCCAGATTCACATCACGGATCACAGGTGCAGGCGCACCGGGGTACCGAAAACCAAACCCCTGGAACTGAATCAAGGCTGCCACT encodes:
- a CDS encoding ABC transporter ATP-binding protein, translating into MAALIQFQGFGFRYPGAPAPVIRDVNLEVQAGHFVAIVGGSGVGKSTLLRAAAGLSQPSFGHLRSNLQDSPGRRANAFVFQDSRLLPWRRIASNVAYGLEGLGLSREERDQRVDAALNQVGLAHLKDRWPHQLSGGQVQRVGIARALAVQPDLLLMDEPFSAVDALTRQALQDELVQVWQRSSAAVLFVTHDIDEAVFLADTIIVLGGSPAGVSARIEVDLPRPRDRTTPRFGELVKEVGQAL
- a CDS encoding LysR substrate-binding domain-containing protein, with amino-acid sequence MKLDLLTLKLFVRILEEGTISQAAEREHIAAAAVSRRIADLEQSLNTTLLLRTNKGVSPTAAGLELLYRSRALLNSAQEIETRLQAFSQGQQGLVHILANTSAISQFLAEPLGEFGRLHPAIPLQLEEQTSLDIIRALAEGKADLGVFTRLPYAADIEAYPFRSDKLVVLVPTKHPLAQHEKIRFEQTLEHEQITLLTGTQLHYQITKIAMEANRSVRIRTEVSGYDAMCLLINAGMGIGILPRKSASIYQIPNTRVIELDEEWSQREILIGVRRRSDLQPSAESLLSFLLDSGT
- the hpaI gene encoding 4-hydroxy-2-oxoheptanedioate aldolase; the protein is MKHPVNAFKQALRQGKSQIGLWHGLASPYVADLCAGLGYDWILLDGEHVPNTVQTLLAQLQAVSAHPITPIVRPSWNDPVQIKLLLDMGAQNLLIPMVQNAEQAKAAVAATRYPPHGIRGVGAALARAARWGATTDYVARANQEMCVICQVETREALENLDEILAVEGVDGVFIGPADLAASMGYLTEPRHPEVLAAIEDAIVRISKAGKAPGILQANVEAAHHYLSLGALFVAVGVDAVLLRQAATALLGQFKDDVVVPVAQPGAAY
- a CDS encoding aspartate/glutamate racemase family protein; amino-acid sequence: MKTYRIGQIVPSSNTTMETEIPAMLQARYAEFPEERFTFHSSRMRMMHVNPEELKAMDIASDRCAVELSDARMSVMAYACLVAIMAQGDGYHRVSQARLQNTVKENGVEIPVLSSAGALVDTLKEFGYKKVSIITPYMKPLTKRVADYIEAEGIEVQDSISLEVSDNLEVGLLNPENLLEHVKRLNHDGVDAVILSACVQMPSLPAIQRAQDQIGKPVLSAAVCTVYQMLKTLGLETRVPNAGHILSGAKP